In Shumkonia mesophila, a single window of DNA contains:
- a CDS encoding mandelate racemase/muconate lactonizing enzyme family protein has translation MQHKIRKIDVHLVSEPVADGIADSTRKVETIGFLVVRLTTDQGIEGIGITYHEVGGEATRELILRNMAPRLIGRDPLDTEVIWNDFFQYLRGIGRKGLMFCALSAVDIALWDLKGKILGLPVCKLLGGGRAKVPVYASGGWTSYADDQLVDEMKGMVARGFRAVKFKIGFDGGRNLRRDAERVRKVREAVGPDIDILLDANNCFDAATAIQLANRIREYDILLFEEPVFADDLRGLARFRRGTDIPLATGEHEYTKFGVRDLLVNEAADYVQADGTRAGGYTEMVKIAALTQAWNVKFAPHAMENIHLHLVAASPNAPFLERLLMFETITGHVFRNAPVPEDGFMTVPDLPGLGLELDMDFIKERDEA, from the coding sequence ATGCAGCATAAAATCAGGAAGATCGACGTTCACCTGGTGTCCGAGCCGGTGGCCGACGGTATTGCCGACTCCACCCGCAAGGTGGAAACCATCGGCTTCCTCGTCGTCCGCCTGACCACCGACCAGGGGATCGAGGGAATCGGCATCACTTATCACGAGGTCGGCGGCGAGGCGACGCGCGAGCTCATCCTCCGCAACATGGCGCCGCGGCTGATCGGGCGGGATCCGCTCGACACCGAAGTCATCTGGAACGACTTCTTCCAGTACCTGCGCGGGATCGGCCGCAAGGGCCTGATGTTCTGCGCCCTCAGCGCCGTCGACATCGCGTTGTGGGACCTCAAGGGCAAGATCCTCGGCCTGCCCGTCTGCAAGCTGCTGGGCGGCGGCAGGGCGAAGGTGCCGGTCTACGCCAGCGGCGGCTGGACCTCGTATGCCGACGACCAACTGGTCGACGAGATGAAGGGAATGGTCGCCCGCGGCTTCAGGGCGGTCAAGTTCAAGATCGGCTTCGACGGCGGCAGGAACCTGCGGCGCGATGCCGAGCGCGTGCGCAAGGTGCGGGAAGCCGTCGGCCCCGACATCGACATCCTGCTCGATGCCAACAACTGCTTCGACGCGGCGACGGCGATCCAGCTCGCCAACCGGATCCGCGAGTACGACATCCTGCTGTTCGAGGAGCCGGTGTTCGCCGACGACCTGCGGGGCCTGGCCCGCTTCAGGCGCGGCACCGACATCCCGCTGGCGACCGGCGAGCACGAATACACCAAATTCGGGGTGCGGGATCTCCTCGTCAACGAGGCCGCCGACTACGTGCAGGCCGACGGGACGCGGGCCGGCGGCTATACCGAGATGGTCAAGATCGCCGCCCTCACCCAGGCCTGGAACGTCAAGTTCGCGCCACACGCCATGGAGAATATCCACCTCCATCTGGTGGCCGCCTCGCCCAACGCGCCGTTCCTCGAGCGGCTCCTGATGTTCGAGACCATCACCGGCCACGTGTTCAGGAACGCGCCTGTCCCCGAGGACGGCTTCATGACGGTCCCCGACCTGCCTGGCCTCGGCCTCGAACTCGACATGGACTTCATCAAGGAGCGCGACGAGGCGTAG